Proteins co-encoded in one Gouania willdenowi chromosome 1, fGouWil2.1, whole genome shotgun sequence genomic window:
- the LOC114461825 gene encoding LIM and calponin homology domains-containing protein 1-like isoform X4 — protein sequence MANTTAACGGLKEHHPEPACQEAQKWIEAVTGKNFADKDFRSALENGILLCELLSAIKPGLVKKINRLPTPIAGLDNLSVFLRGCEELGLKGAQLFDPGDLQDTSIRANLKDSDCNRKLKNVLNTIFWLGKAASGCASYSGPTLNLKEFEALLAQMKIESDDGGESPQKGSVRDSGYDCWDSERSESLSPPQHTRDNSLDSLDSFGSRSQHSSSPDVVNRGNSDGRGSDSEADGKRPDLRKDDMLARRTGSIESKSTIPFNQFLPNRSNMSSYVPAPRRKPHSEEGEQRSHCQAAPEQSKRNGIHHKTLKTVTWAPENNEETLTGKEEMVNQGVSERRKLQKLEKAGIKVLPAAIRYCSPPTVEEKEERSVSPNIILRCDNDFLSSHKSAWDSPPDGEEDTDVRKVPDVHKDDLASRRASRGPVGPKVHQFVPPPVCTNKDLERWEGIRRASQQTLQEKETREMGAVPDIITRRNNPFLKPASRLEEEEEDEEEEGKIQAMPHKQRDDLARRRAQSRSLPQRDGPMSLVSSAMSQSDMQKWERLKMTEPSENSTAPVCPACQQKSYGRPFNGSVNAGRGQGKVVTFGGVTEIEQPIDAVTSSEGEETELLRRLLSKATVAMPTIGLGSRFSERERSHLDGADSKQTIPTYAGLPTMTTECTPSPAEVDARLAQYVQRTEEWGEGHEEEEEEEERMPDLKKDDMMARRTGVFHKQSVATAVTYNRFLPLPASKHCTRGEVTADAAPRNKQKVFADRSKKLDVRVERQQPGVPMEMPERVSVLRATSEDNKDELDENEPVPDLEKDDMMARRTRSKQKEGRPNQFLPVPGSVKFTVSPVSAMKLPHSRPKTTEKVDSDRMSRRVAFMPEEAESVSMSDMLSEDEVGHLPSMNRYDRMHEQYNSFREDDDHWQDELARWKNRRRSASQELIKKEEERKRIEKRMKEDEKRKSIKTYKEILEEKERREAELCEAYRNAATPEMAALVLQRYALRFTISDATLDSLKLPRSTSAPTEHTSTMDSDMADQQNLPNATTEPEHKKQKEMETETANQREASALLSASAPTLDCVLTTLTDLQNVSPRSLQLHEPLNKPSESPPTHPEAMIRRDAQPQTKHTPPQTGPEQPHPAPPTRTLPPAPSVTHRPVPLLAAKPYQPRGSLSAVKPVKMDGLVRVNGETTEDFTPAPPTCLKDSTVETKHVPSEPIENLVPPEEVVQNVSEAAAEQPPPQPEKPAPSPVSTISSLLGGRNCITKTTIVTELTQTHVEAFYPDMQTNGQVEANMEAEEACEAAASPSSTEDYSPSVTEGMEESSMSIETPMLNLAKRVNHWVWDPNEERKRLESWQQEQERRLQEQYQKEQEKLKMEWEKAQLEVKEEERKHNEEERRILEETVSPLSPVGWVNQQTEQTSTTSPSTENNTNGGNVPRLHNGQKMPIGNGDQHSSKLHFFQDPAGDSQPLKKQEMWKTASLDRNPHLNPSQVVKRSGSHDGVTSKPQSVPSTPQPPSPTRCVSGKRLCSGCSQPLGKGAAMIIDTLGLFFHIQCFKCGVCHGQLGDASAGTDVRIRNGLLSCHECYIASRGRGQPTTL from the exons GAGAGCGACGACGGAGGTGAAAGTCCACAGAAAGGCAGCGTCAGAGACAGCGGCTACGACTGCTGGGACTCTGAGAGGAGCGAGTCTCTGTCACCGCCACAACACACACGGGACAACTCCCTGGACAG TCTGGATTCTTTTGGTTCCCGTTCACAGCACAGCTCTTCTCCTGACGTGGTGAACAGAGGCAACAGTGATG GGCGAGGCAGCGACTCCGAGGCCGATGGCAAGAGACCAGATCTACGGAAGGATGACATGTTGGCCAGGCGGACTGGCAGCATTGAATCAAAAAGTACCATCCCCTTTAACCAGTTTCTTCCCAACCGAAGCAACATGAGCTCTTACGTCCCAGCGCCACGAAGAAAGCCTCACTCAGAGGAGGGCGAGCAGAGAAG TCACTGTCAAGCTGCTCCAGAGCAAAGCAAAAGAAACGGAATTCACCACAAAACTCTCAAAACTGTCACTTGGGCTCCTGAGAACAATGAGGAAACTCTAACTGGAAAAGAAGAAATGGTCAACCAAGGTGTGTCAGAGCGTAGGAAGTTGCAGAAATTGGAAAAGGCGGGAATAAAAGTTCTTCCTGCTGCCATTCGCTACTGCAG CCCCCCCACGGTGGAGGAAAAGGAAGAGCGGTCAGTGTCCCCAAACATCATCCTTCGCTGTGATAATGACTTTTTATCCTCTCATAAATCTGCGTGGGACAGCCCCCCTGATGGGGAAGAGGATACAGATGTGCGGAAAGTTCCAGATGTTCATAAAGACGACTTGGCGTCCAGACGTGCAAGTCGTGGCCCTGTTGGTCCAAAGGTTCATCAGTTTGTCCCTCCCCCTGTGTGCACCAACAAAGACTTGGAGCGGTGGGAGGGCATCAGGCGGGCCTCGCAGCAAACTCTGCAGGAGAAGGAAACCAG agagaTGGGAGCAGTCCCTGACATCATTACACGCAGAAACAACCCATTTCTAAAGCCTGCCTCTAGGcttgaagaggaggaggaagatgaagaggaagaggGAAAGATTCAGGCAATGCCTCATAAGCAGAGAGATGACTTGGCTCGTAGGCGAGCTCAGAGCAGGAGCCTTCCACAAAGGGATGGACCTATGAGCTTAGTTTCATCAGCCATGAGTCAGTCAGATATGCAGAAGTGGGAGAGACTGAAGATGACAGAGCCAAG TGAGAATAGCACGGCCCCCGTGTGTCCGGCTTGTCAGCAGAAAAGTTATGGAAGGCCTTTCAATGGATCAGTGAATGCTGGACGAGGCCAAGGCAAAGTTGTGACCTTTGGGGGCGTGACTGAGATCGAGCAGCCTATAGACGCAGTCACGTCAAGTGAAGGGGAGGAGACAGAGTTGCTTAGACGACTCCTTTCCAAGGCAACTGTAGCCATGCCTACCATTGGCCTGGGCTCCCGGTTTTCAGAGCGGGAACGCAG TCATTTAGATGGTGCTGACTCCAAGCAAACTATCCCAACCTATGCCGGCCTCCCAACCATGACAACAGAGTGCACTCCGTCTCCTGCTGAAGTCGATGCTCGCCTGGCTCAGTATGTGCAGAGAACAGAAGAGTGGGGAGAAGGtcatgaagaagaggaggaggaggaggagaggatgcCAGATCTTAAAAAAGACGACATGATGGCGAGAAGGACAGGAGTTTTCCATAAACAAAGTGTGGCTACGGCAGTGACGTACAATCGGTTTCTGCCTCTCCCCGCCTCCAAACACTGCACACGAGGAGAGGTCACTGCAGACGCTGCTCCGCGAAATAAGCAGAAAGTGTTTGCAGACAGGAGCAAAAAGCTGGACGTCAG AGTGGAACGTCAACAACCAGGAGTTCCCATGGAAATGCCTGAGCGGGTATCAGTGCTCAGAGCAACGTCTGAAGATAATAAGGATGAGTTGGATGAAAATGAGCCGGTGCCCGACCTGGAGAAGGATGATATGATGGCTCGAAGGACCAGATCAAAGCAAAAAGAAGGCAGACCCAATCAGTTCCTGCCCGTGCCTGGATCTGTCAAATTTACTGTTAGCCCAGTGTCTGCCATGAAGCTGCCACACAGCAGACCAAAAACCACTGAGAAGGTGGACAGTGACAG gATGAGTCGACGAGTGGCTTTTATGCCTGAGGAAGCTGA GAGTGTGAGCATGAGTGACATGCTGAGCGAGGACGAGGTGGGACACCTGCCGTCAATGAACCGTTACGATCGCATGCATGAGCAATACAACAGCTTTAGGGAGGATGACGACCACTGGCAAGAT GAACTGGCTCGCTGGAAGAATCGCCGCCGCAGCGCGTCGCAGgaactgattaaaaaagaagaagagaggaAGAGAATCGAGAAAAGGATGAAGGAGgatgaaaagagaaaaagcaTAAAGACGTATAAAGAGATTCTGGAGGAGAA AGAGCGCAGAGAGGCGGAGCTCTGTGAGGCGTACAGGAATGCAGCCACACCTGAGATGGCCGCTTTGGTCCTACAACGCTACGCTCTCCGCTTCACCATCAGCGACGCAACACTGGACAGCCTGAAACTGCCCAGATCCACCTCTGCACCCACGGAGCACACGTCCACCATGGACTCAGACATGGCTGACCAGCAGAACCTGCCAAACGCTACGACAGAACCGGAGCacaagaaacagaaagagatggAGACAGAGACAGCCAATCAACGAGAGGCGTCAGCTCTCCTGTCTGCCAGCGCTCCAACTTTGGATTGTGTTCTAACCACTCTCACAGACTTACAGAATGTGTCCCCTCGGTCTCTACAGCTGCATGAACCACTGAATAAACCCTCAGAGTCTCCACCAACACATCCAGAAGCGATGATTAGAAGAGACGCACAGCCACAGACCAAACACACTCCCCCTCAGACGGGACCAGAGCAGCCTCACCCAGCACCCCCTACACGCACACTCCCCCCCGCTCCTTCTGTCACACACAGACCTGTCCCCCTGCTGGCAGCCAAACCCTATCAACCCAGAGGCTCACTGTCTGCAGTTAAACCTGTAAAG ATGGATGGACTGGTGAGAGTGAATGGAGAAACAACAGAGGATTTTACCCCTGCTCCACCTACATGTCTAAAAGACTCAACTGTGGAAACAAAACACGTTCCCTCAGAGCCAATAGAAAACCTCGTACCACCAGAAGAAGTTGTTCAAAATGTATCGGAGGCAGCAGCGGAGCAGCCGCCTCCACAACCAGAGAAACCAGCACCGTCTCCTGTCTCCACCATCAGCTCTCTGCTGGGAGGCAGAAACTGTATCACTAAAACCACTATAGTGACAGAACTCACCCAGACTCATGTGGAGGCTTTTTACCCTGATATGCAAACCAACGGACAG gtAGAAGCTAATATGGAAGCAGAAGAAGCTTGTGAGGCAGCTGCATCACCCAGCAGCACCGAGGACTATTCTCCCTCTGTCACAG AGGGAATGGAAGAGAGCAGCATGAGC ATTGAGACCCCCATGTTGAACTTGGCTAAGCGTGTTAATCACTGGGTTTGGGACCCCAATGAGGAGCGTAAAAGATTGGAAAGTTGGCAGCAGGAGCAGGAGCGCCGCCTGCAG GAGCAATACCAGAAAGAGCAGGAGAAGCTGAAGATGGAGTGGGAGAAAGCACAGCTGGaggtgaaggaggaggagaggaaacACAATGAAGAG GAAAGAAGAATTCTGGAGGAGACCGTCTCTCCCCTCAGTCCCGTCGGCTGGGTGAACCAGCAGACAGAACAGACATCAACAACCTCTCCGTCTACAGAAAACAACACCAATGGAGGAAATGTGCCACGGCTACACAATGGCCAGAAAATGCCCATTGGGAATGGGGATCAACATTCATCAAAGCTCCATTTCTTCCAGG ATCCTGCAGGTGATAGTCAACCgttaaaaaaacaggaaatgtgGAAAACAGCATCTCTGGACCGCAACCCACATCTGAACCCGTCACAGGTCGTCAAAAG GTCTGGATCACATGACGGTGTAACGAGCAAACCACAGTCGGTTCCTTCCACACCTCAGCCTCCTTCACCCACCAG gtgtgtgagTGGAAAGCGGTTGTGCTCTGGTTGTTCTCAGCCTCTGGGAAAAGGAGCTGCTATGATCATCGATACACTGGGGCTGTTCTTCCACATACAGTGTTTCAAG TGTGGAGTGTGCCATGGGCAGCTGGGTGACGCCTCAGCGGGAACTGACGTCAGGATTCGTAATGGACTGCTGAGCTGCCACGAGTGCTACATTGCATCTCGAG gCAGAGGTCAGCCAACTACTCTATGA
- the LOC114461825 gene encoding LIM and calponin homology domains-containing protein 1-like isoform X3 — protein MANTTAACGGLKEHHPEPACQEAQKWIEAVTGKNFADKDFRSALENGILLCELLSAIKPGLVKKINRLPTPIAGLDNLSVFLRGCEELGLKGAQLFDPGDLQDTSIRANLKDSDCNRKLKNVLNTIFWLGKAASGCASYSGPTLNLKEFEALLAQMKIESDDGGESPQKGSVRDSGYDCWDSERSESLSPPQHTRDNSLDSLDSFGSRSQHSSSPDVVNRGNSDGRGSDSEADGKRPDLRKDDMLARRTGSIESKSTIPFNQFLPNRSNMSSYVPAPRRKPHSEEGEQRSHCQAAPEQSKRNGIHHKTLKTVTWAPENNEETLTGKEEMVNQGVSERRKLQKLEKAGIKVLPAAIRYCSPPTVEEKEERSVSPNIILRCDNDFLSSHKSAWDSPPDGEEDTDVRKVPDVHKDDLASRRASRGPVGPKVHQFVPPPVCTNKDLERWEGIRRASQQTLQEKETREMGAVPDIITRRNNPFLKPASRLEEEEEDEEEEGKIQAMPHKQRDDLARRRAQSRSLPQRDGPMSLVSSAMSQSDMQKWERLKMTEPSHLDGADSKQTIPTYAGLPTMTTECTPSPAEVDARLAQYVQRTEEWGEGHEEEEEEEERMPDLKKDDMMARRTGVFHKQSVATAVTYNRFLPLPASKHCTRGEVTADAAPRNKQKVFADRSKKLDVRVERQQPGVPMEMPERVSVLRATSEDNKDELDENEPVPDLEKDDMMARRTRSKQKEGRPNQFLPVPGSVKFTVSPVSAMKLPHSRPKTTEKVDSDSVVSVAAELQATSSKAPNGPTCLKERRMRQDEKSDLEISNVVSEPLTSPSRTPEFSPATAKEAELEKQRVEEKVEVEQGKRDDNMKPYMKPLGLEDDELPPMMMSRRVAFMPEEAESVSMSDMLSEDEVGHLPSMNRYDRMHEQYNSFREDDDHWQDELARWKNRRRSASQELIKKEEERKRIEKRMKEDEKRKSIKTYKEILEEKERREAELCEAYRNAATPEMAALVLQRYALRFTISDATLDSLKLPRSTSAPTEHTSTMDSDMADQQNLPNATTEPEHKKQKEMETETANQREASALLSASAPTLDCVLTTLTDLQNVSPRSLQLHEPLNKPSESPPTHPEAMIRRDAQPQTKHTPPQTGPEQPHPAPPTRTLPPAPSVTHRPVPLLAAKPYQPRGSLSAVKPVKMDGLVRVNGETTEDFTPAPPTCLKDSTVETKHVPSEPIENLVPPEEVVQNVSEAAAEQPPPQPEKPAPSPVSTISSLLGGRNCITKTTIVTELTQTHVEAFYPDMQTNGQVEANMEAEEACEAAASPSSTEDYSPSVTEGMEESSMSIETPMLNLAKRVNHWVWDPNEERKRLESWQQEQERRLQEQYQKEQEKLKMEWEKAQLEVKEEERKHNEEERRILEETVSPLSPVGWVNQQTEQTSTTSPSTENNTNGGNVPRLHNGQKMPIGNGDQHSSKLHFFQDPAGDSQPLKKQEMWKTASLDRNPHLNPSQVVKRSGSHDGVTSKPQSVPSTPQPPSPTRCVSGKRLCSGCSQPLGKGAAMIIDTLGLFFHIQCFKCGVCHGQLGDASAGTDVRIRNGLLSCHECYIASRGRGQPTTL, from the exons GAGAGCGACGACGGAGGTGAAAGTCCACAGAAAGGCAGCGTCAGAGACAGCGGCTACGACTGCTGGGACTCTGAGAGGAGCGAGTCTCTGTCACCGCCACAACACACACGGGACAACTCCCTGGACAG TCTGGATTCTTTTGGTTCCCGTTCACAGCACAGCTCTTCTCCTGACGTGGTGAACAGAGGCAACAGTGATG GGCGAGGCAGCGACTCCGAGGCCGATGGCAAGAGACCAGATCTACGGAAGGATGACATGTTGGCCAGGCGGACTGGCAGCATTGAATCAAAAAGTACCATCCCCTTTAACCAGTTTCTTCCCAACCGAAGCAACATGAGCTCTTACGTCCCAGCGCCACGAAGAAAGCCTCACTCAGAGGAGGGCGAGCAGAGAAG TCACTGTCAAGCTGCTCCAGAGCAAAGCAAAAGAAACGGAATTCACCACAAAACTCTCAAAACTGTCACTTGGGCTCCTGAGAACAATGAGGAAACTCTAACTGGAAAAGAAGAAATGGTCAACCAAGGTGTGTCAGAGCGTAGGAAGTTGCAGAAATTGGAAAAGGCGGGAATAAAAGTTCTTCCTGCTGCCATTCGCTACTGCAG CCCCCCCACGGTGGAGGAAAAGGAAGAGCGGTCAGTGTCCCCAAACATCATCCTTCGCTGTGATAATGACTTTTTATCCTCTCATAAATCTGCGTGGGACAGCCCCCCTGATGGGGAAGAGGATACAGATGTGCGGAAAGTTCCAGATGTTCATAAAGACGACTTGGCGTCCAGACGTGCAAGTCGTGGCCCTGTTGGTCCAAAGGTTCATCAGTTTGTCCCTCCCCCTGTGTGCACCAACAAAGACTTGGAGCGGTGGGAGGGCATCAGGCGGGCCTCGCAGCAAACTCTGCAGGAGAAGGAAACCAG agagaTGGGAGCAGTCCCTGACATCATTACACGCAGAAACAACCCATTTCTAAAGCCTGCCTCTAGGcttgaagaggaggaggaagatgaagaggaagaggGAAAGATTCAGGCAATGCCTCATAAGCAGAGAGATGACTTGGCTCGTAGGCGAGCTCAGAGCAGGAGCCTTCCACAAAGGGATGGACCTATGAGCTTAGTTTCATCAGCCATGAGTCAGTCAGATATGCAGAAGTGGGAGAGACTGAAGATGACAGAGCCAAG TCATTTAGATGGTGCTGACTCCAAGCAAACTATCCCAACCTATGCCGGCCTCCCAACCATGACAACAGAGTGCACTCCGTCTCCTGCTGAAGTCGATGCTCGCCTGGCTCAGTATGTGCAGAGAACAGAAGAGTGGGGAGAAGGtcatgaagaagaggaggaggaggaggagaggatgcCAGATCTTAAAAAAGACGACATGATGGCGAGAAGGACAGGAGTTTTCCATAAACAAAGTGTGGCTACGGCAGTGACGTACAATCGGTTTCTGCCTCTCCCCGCCTCCAAACACTGCACACGAGGAGAGGTCACTGCAGACGCTGCTCCGCGAAATAAGCAGAAAGTGTTTGCAGACAGGAGCAAAAAGCTGGACGTCAG AGTGGAACGTCAACAACCAGGAGTTCCCATGGAAATGCCTGAGCGGGTATCAGTGCTCAGAGCAACGTCTGAAGATAATAAGGATGAGTTGGATGAAAATGAGCCGGTGCCCGACCTGGAGAAGGATGATATGATGGCTCGAAGGACCAGATCAAAGCAAAAAGAAGGCAGACCCAATCAGTTCCTGCCCGTGCCTGGATCTGTCAAATTTACTGTTAGCCCAGTGTCTGCCATGAAGCTGCCACACAGCAGACCAAAAACCACTGAGAAGGTGGACAGTGACAG CGTTGTTTCAGTGGCGGCAGAACTTCAGGCCACGTCCTCCAAAGCCCCAAACGGCCCCACATGTTTGAAGGAACGAAGAATGAGACAGGATGAGAAGTCCGACTTGGAGATCTCTAACGTTGTGTCTGAACCTTTGACTTCTCCCTCACGTACGCCTGAGTTCAGCCCTGCCACTGCTAAGGAGGCAGAGCTGGAGAAGCAGAGAGTGGAGGAGAAGGTGGAGGTGGAACAGGGAAAGAGGGATGACAATATGAAACCGTATATGAAGCCCTTGGGGCTGGAGGACGATGAGCTGCCTCCAATGAT gATGAGTCGACGAGTGGCTTTTATGCCTGAGGAAGCTGA GAGTGTGAGCATGAGTGACATGCTGAGCGAGGACGAGGTGGGACACCTGCCGTCAATGAACCGTTACGATCGCATGCATGAGCAATACAACAGCTTTAGGGAGGATGACGACCACTGGCAAGAT GAACTGGCTCGCTGGAAGAATCGCCGCCGCAGCGCGTCGCAGgaactgattaaaaaagaagaagagaggaAGAGAATCGAGAAAAGGATGAAGGAGgatgaaaagagaaaaagcaTAAAGACGTATAAAGAGATTCTGGAGGAGAA AGAGCGCAGAGAGGCGGAGCTCTGTGAGGCGTACAGGAATGCAGCCACACCTGAGATGGCCGCTTTGGTCCTACAACGCTACGCTCTCCGCTTCACCATCAGCGACGCAACACTGGACAGCCTGAAACTGCCCAGATCCACCTCTGCACCCACGGAGCACACGTCCACCATGGACTCAGACATGGCTGACCAGCAGAACCTGCCAAACGCTACGACAGAACCGGAGCacaagaaacagaaagagatggAGACAGAGACAGCCAATCAACGAGAGGCGTCAGCTCTCCTGTCTGCCAGCGCTCCAACTTTGGATTGTGTTCTAACCACTCTCACAGACTTACAGAATGTGTCCCCTCGGTCTCTACAGCTGCATGAACCACTGAATAAACCCTCAGAGTCTCCACCAACACATCCAGAAGCGATGATTAGAAGAGACGCACAGCCACAGACCAAACACACTCCCCCTCAGACGGGACCAGAGCAGCCTCACCCAGCACCCCCTACACGCACACTCCCCCCCGCTCCTTCTGTCACACACAGACCTGTCCCCCTGCTGGCAGCCAAACCCTATCAACCCAGAGGCTCACTGTCTGCAGTTAAACCTGTAAAG ATGGATGGACTGGTGAGAGTGAATGGAGAAACAACAGAGGATTTTACCCCTGCTCCACCTACATGTCTAAAAGACTCAACTGTGGAAACAAAACACGTTCCCTCAGAGCCAATAGAAAACCTCGTACCACCAGAAGAAGTTGTTCAAAATGTATCGGAGGCAGCAGCGGAGCAGCCGCCTCCACAACCAGAGAAACCAGCACCGTCTCCTGTCTCCACCATCAGCTCTCTGCTGGGAGGCAGAAACTGTATCACTAAAACCACTATAGTGACAGAACTCACCCAGACTCATGTGGAGGCTTTTTACCCTGATATGCAAACCAACGGACAG gtAGAAGCTAATATGGAAGCAGAAGAAGCTTGTGAGGCAGCTGCATCACCCAGCAGCACCGAGGACTATTCTCCCTCTGTCACAG AGGGAATGGAAGAGAGCAGCATGAGC ATTGAGACCCCCATGTTGAACTTGGCTAAGCGTGTTAATCACTGGGTTTGGGACCCCAATGAGGAGCGTAAAAGATTGGAAAGTTGGCAGCAGGAGCAGGAGCGCCGCCTGCAG GAGCAATACCAGAAAGAGCAGGAGAAGCTGAAGATGGAGTGGGAGAAAGCACAGCTGGaggtgaaggaggaggagaggaaacACAATGAAGAG GAAAGAAGAATTCTGGAGGAGACCGTCTCTCCCCTCAGTCCCGTCGGCTGGGTGAACCAGCAGACAGAACAGACATCAACAACCTCTCCGTCTACAGAAAACAACACCAATGGAGGAAATGTGCCACGGCTACACAATGGCCAGAAAATGCCCATTGGGAATGGGGATCAACATTCATCAAAGCTCCATTTCTTCCAGG ATCCTGCAGGTGATAGTCAACCgttaaaaaaacaggaaatgtgGAAAACAGCATCTCTGGACCGCAACCCACATCTGAACCCGTCACAGGTCGTCAAAAG GTCTGGATCACATGACGGTGTAACGAGCAAACCACAGTCGGTTCCTTCCACACCTCAGCCTCCTTCACCCACCAG gtgtgtgagTGGAAAGCGGTTGTGCTCTGGTTGTTCTCAGCCTCTGGGAAAAGGAGCTGCTATGATCATCGATACACTGGGGCTGTTCTTCCACATACAGTGTTTCAAG TGTGGAGTGTGCCATGGGCAGCTGGGTGACGCCTCAGCGGGAACTGACGTCAGGATTCGTAATGGACTGCTGAGCTGCCACGAGTGCTACATTGCATCTCGAG gCAGAGGTCAGCCAACTACTCTATGA